The proteins below are encoded in one region of Sedimentibacter sp. zth1:
- the abc-f gene encoding ribosomal protection-like ABC-F family protein gives MSKISVKNLTFSYETNYQNIFENTSFEIDTDWKLGFIGRNGKGKTTFLNLLMGKYKYQGTISSSVEFEYFPFEVNENDNTLSVVRNSIAPFDEWNKRMNECIEENSEESINEYGNLLDLFMLHDGFIIDELIEKEIRKLDVDVNVLNRNFNTLSNGEKTKLLLAALFLKKKNFLLIDEPTNHLDLEGRECVAEYLNSKKGFILVSHDRYFVDKIIDHIISINKSNIEIQKGNFSSYSYNKELQDNFEIATNEKLKGEIKHLEYSFRRSKGWSDLVEKTKIGNGPCDRGAIGAQSARMMKKAKNLENRIEKNLDEKKSLLKNIERVDNLKIYQLEYFKDNFVNIQNLSISYGDNMLLENISFTINKGDRVAIKGKNGSGKSSIIKLVLGDEINYTGDVKIGSNLMISYISQDTSYLNGKFRDFTEHEGINETLFRAMLAKLDFSPILFDKKLEELSMGQKKKVLIAKSLCEKSHLHIWDEPLNYIDVISRMQIEKLILEYEPTLLFVEHDYMFSNNIATKEVNL, from the coding sequence ATGTCTAAAATAAGTGTAAAGAATTTAACATTTAGTTATGAAACAAATTATCAGAATATATTTGAAAATACATCGTTCGAAATAGATACTGATTGGAAATTGGGATTTATAGGAAGAAACGGTAAGGGTAAAACAACGTTTTTAAATCTTTTGATGGGTAAATACAAATACCAAGGAACTATTTCAAGTTCAGTAGAGTTTGAATATTTTCCATTTGAAGTGAATGAAAATGACAATACGTTGTCGGTTGTAAGAAACAGCATAGCTCCATTTGATGAATGGAACAAAAGAATGAATGAGTGTATAGAAGAAAACTCAGAAGAATCAATAAATGAATATGGAAATTTATTAGATTTATTTATGTTACATGATGGATTTATCATAGATGAACTTATTGAGAAAGAAATAAGAAAGCTTGATGTTGATGTTAATGTACTCAACAGGAATTTTAATACACTTAGCAACGGTGAAAAAACCAAATTGTTATTAGCGGCACTGTTCTTAAAGAAAAAAAACTTTTTACTAATAGATGAGCCAACAAATCATCTGGATTTAGAAGGTAGAGAATGTGTAGCTGAATATTTAAACTCAAAAAAAGGCTTTATTCTTGTATCACATGATAGATATTTTGTTGATAAAATTATAGATCATATAATTTCAATCAATAAAAGTAATATTGAAATACAAAAGGGTAATTTTTCGAGTTACAGCTATAACAAGGAGCTTCAGGATAATTTTGAAATTGCTACAAATGAAAAGTTAAAGGGCGAAATTAAGCATTTGGAATATTCTTTCAGAAGGTCAAAAGGATGGAGTGATTTAGTTGAAAAAACTAAAATAGGTAATGGACCTTGCGACCGAGGGGCAATCGGTGCACAATCTGCAAGAATGATGAAAAAGGCTAAGAATTTAGAGAATAGAATAGAAAAAAATTTAGATGAAAAGAAATCTTTATTAAAAAACATAGAGAGAGTTGATAATTTAAAAATATATCAGTTAGAATACTTTAAGGATAATTTTGTAAACATTCAGAATTTATCTATATCATATGGTGATAATATGCTACTTGAAAATATTAGCTTTACAATTAATAAGGGTGACAGAGTGGCAATTAAAGGGAAAAATGGTTCAGGTAAATCAAGTATTATTAAATTAGTATTAGGTGATGAAATTAACTATACAGGAGATGTTAAAATAGGTAGTAATCTCATGATTTCATATATTTCACAGGATACGTCATATCTTAACGGTAAATTCAGAGATTTTACAGAGCATGAAGGAATTAATGAAACTTTGTTTAGAGCAATGCTTGCAAAACTTGATTTTAGCCCGATATTGTTTGATAAAAAGCTTGAAGAGTTAAGCATGGGACAGAAGAAAAAAGTTTTAATTGCAAAAAGTCTCTGTGAAAAATCACATCTTCATATTTGGGATGAACCGTTGAATTATATAGATGTTATTTCAAGAATGCAAATAGAAAAATTAATTCTAGAATATGAGCCGACTTTATTATTTGTAGAGCATGATTATATGTTCAGTAATAATATTGCTACAAAGGAAGTGAATTTGTAA
- a CDS encoding translation factor GTPase family protein, with translation MLEKERGITIKSTAISFNYKDVKINILDTPGHMDFIAEVERALSVLDGAILVISSVEGVQSQTKIIFETLKRLKIPTIIYINKLDRMCSDYKRVFKDIYKYLSENTVLMEKCNNEATKDINIETSLKDDAEFDNAIDVLSKIDDDVLDAYLSYENLSIDYLVDKIVTNTKSSMLYPVFLGSAILNIGTKALLDKIITFLPINQENKKTLSAVVFKIERTSDNEKKAYVRVFDGEINIRDMICVNNDKNLLKVKKLGALENTHIVNGSKIGTGDIGIIYGMQNLKIGDVIGHKRDGIEYLNIAKPTIKTQISLLDNTDNHLLYRALLNLSDEDPLLQIELDNENKGIYINLFGEVQKEIIEETLKRDYGLDVIFNNTQTIYKETPVSSGEAIMYFRKYPNIYNATIQLRVEPLPLGEGIKYKSEVTAGFIPKSFLQAIKDSVYTTCKHGLYGWQLTDMLITLFYTEYDSVSSTPSDFRDLTPMVLMEAVDNAKTKLLEPVNEFELIVPENTVSKAMYDLKMMNAVYEQPNIKNNEYLFKGTIPLDNSKNYQIKVLSYTEGKGLYTYKFHGYKETVFDESKVFKCGYINALNKKEYIMHKQKSFK, from the coding sequence ATGCTGGAAAAAGAAAGAGGAATAACAATAAAGTCAACAGCTATCTCATTTAACTACAAAGACGTTAAAATTAATATACTTGATACACCTGGGCATATGGATTTTATTGCAGAGGTAGAAAGGGCACTTAGTGTACTTGATGGTGCAATTTTAGTGATTTCTTCAGTAGAAGGAGTACAATCACAGACAAAAATTATATTTGAAACGTTAAAAAGGTTAAAAATACCTACAATTATTTATATCAATAAATTAGATCGAATGTGTTCAGATTATAAGCGAGTATTTAAAGATATCTACAAATATCTGTCAGAAAATACTGTGTTAATGGAAAAATGTAATAATGAAGCAACGAAAGATATAAACATTGAAACAAGTTTAAAAGATGATGCTGAATTTGACAATGCAATTGATGTGTTATCAAAAATTGATGATGATGTATTAGATGCATATTTGTCATATGAAAACTTATCTATTGATTATTTAGTTGATAAAATAGTTACTAATACTAAATCATCCATGTTGTACCCTGTATTTTTGGGTTCAGCAATATTAAATATAGGAACTAAAGCGCTTCTTGATAAAATAATTACATTTTTGCCGATTAACCAGGAAAACAAAAAAACATTATCCGCAGTTGTGTTTAAGATTGAAAGAACATCAGATAATGAGAAAAAAGCATATGTCAGAGTCTTTGATGGTGAAATCAATATTAGAGATATGATATGTGTAAATAATGACAAAAATTTATTAAAGGTTAAAAAGCTAGGTGCTCTTGAGAATACACATATTGTTAATGGAAGTAAAATTGGTACAGGAGATATTGGTATTATTTATGGAATGCAAAATTTGAAAATAGGTGATGTTATTGGACATAAAAGAGATGGTATAGAATATCTAAATATTGCAAAGCCAACAATAAAAACACAAATCTCATTATTGGATAATACGGATAATCATTTGTTGTACAGAGCACTCTTAAATTTATCGGATGAGGATCCATTATTGCAAATTGAATTAGATAATGAGAATAAAGGTATATACATTAATTTATTTGGGGAAGTTCAAAAGGAAATTATCGAGGAAACTTTAAAAAGGGATTATGGTTTAGATGTAATATTCAACAATACTCAAACTATATACAAGGAAACTCCGGTATCAAGTGGTGAAGCAATTATGTATTTTAGAAAATATCCTAATATATATAATGCTACAATTCAGTTGAGAGTAGAACCGCTGCCTTTAGGAGAAGGAATAAAATATAAATCAGAGGTTACTGCAGGGTTTATTCCTAAATCTTTTTTACAGGCTATAAAGGATAGTGTATACACTACTTGCAAACATGGACTATATGGATGGCAATTAACAGATATGTTAATTACACTTTTCTACACAGAATATGACAGTGTATCAAGCACTCCGTCAGATTTTAGAGATTTAACACCGATGGTACTGATGGAAGCTGTTGATAATGCTAAGACAAAGCTTTTAGAGCCTGTAAATGAATTTGAACTTATTGTTCCAGAAAATACAGTAAGTAAAGCAATGTATGATTTAAAAATGATGAATGCAGTCTATGAACAACCAAATATTAAAAATAACGAATATTTGTTTAAAGGGACAATACCCTTGGACAATTCAAAAAATTATCAAATAAAGGTTTTGTCCTATACAGAAGGAAAGGGACTGTATACTTACAAATTTCATGGATATAAAGAAACTGTATTTGATGAGAGCAAAGTTTTTAAATGTGGTTATATAAATGCATTAAATAAAAAAGAATATATAATGCATAAACAAAAGTCTTTTAAATAG
- a CDS encoding histidine phosphatase family protein yields the protein MALFYLIRHGQPDYSGCDERKYKGHGRDLAPLSEKGIEQVIETSKDARLKDAQLIVCSPYTRAMQTASIISKQLSIDIKVEMDLHEWMPDLTFTYDNLDECLELTNDYNKCHGEYPKDEEKRWESLSHLRNRVRAVADKYASYDKVIIVGHGMALKTLTYIEHMTPAEIVECTYELNQPNCIVSFT from the coding sequence ATGGCTTTATTTTATTTAATACGTCATGGACAACCGGATTATTCTGGTTGTGACGAAAGAAAATATAAAGGGCATGGAAGAGATTTAGCACCACTATCAGAAAAAGGAATAGAGCAGGTAATTGAAACGTCAAAAGATGCAAGATTAAAGGATGCTCAATTAATCGTATGTTCTCCATACACAAGGGCAATGCAAACTGCTAGTATAATATCTAAACAATTGAGTATAGATATAAAAGTTGAAATGGATTTACATGAGTGGATGCCTGATTTAACATTTACATATGATAATTTAGATGAATGTCTTGAGTTAACTAATGATTATAATAAATGTCATGGAGAATATCCAAAAGATGAAGAAAAGCGCTGGGAAAGTCTATCTCATTTGAGAAATAGAGTCAGAGCAGTAGCTGATAAATATGCATCTTACGATAAAGTAATTATTGTTGGTCATGGCATGGCGTTAAAAACACTAACTTATATTGAGCATATGACACCAGCTGAAATAGTTGAGTGTACTTATGAATTGAATCAGCCTAACTGTATTGTTTCATTTACATAA
- a CDS encoding bifunctional 2-polyprenyl-6-hydroxyphenol methylase/3-demethylubiquinol 3-O-methyltransferase UbiG, with the protein MKDTIVNVKKYYDENTEYEWDRIDRHPFEFIFTTYMMDKYIKPGDTILDIGGGPGRYSMYYSQKGCDVTLVDLSDGNIQFAKEKAKEKKVSINAFSKNCLELDKLNLKEFDHVFLMGPLYHLVEEEDRIKAVKIALNHLKSSGNLYCSFILDFASIIYDLKNGPGLLSKHLEDQDSKSIIDSIVNRTIYDGPSFTSSCFYNQKQIEPFMKQFGLKKLHLFGQEGIMSPNENQVLTYPKEEFDLWIETAKKFLELPELLAYSEHAMFIGKK; encoded by the coding sequence ATGAAAGATACAATTGTAAATGTAAAAAAGTATTATGATGAAAATACTGAATATGAATGGGATAGAATTGATAGGCATCCATTTGAATTTATTTTTACTACCTATATGATGGATAAGTATATTAAACCGGGAGATACAATATTAGATATTGGAGGTGGTCCTGGTAGATATTCAATGTATTATTCACAAAAGGGATGTGATGTTACTTTAGTAGATTTATCTGATGGCAATATACAGTTTGCTAAAGAAAAGGCTAAAGAGAAAAAAGTATCAATAAATGCTTTTTCAAAAAATTGCTTGGAATTGGATAAATTAAATTTAAAAGAATTTGATCATGTGTTTTTAATGGGTCCTCTGTATCATCTTGTTGAAGAAGAAGATAGAATAAAGGCAGTTAAAATAGCACTAAATCATCTGAAAAGCAGTGGGAATTTATATTGCTCATTTATTTTAGATTTTGCTAGTATTATATATGACTTAAAAAATGGTCCTGGATTGTTATCTAAACATTTAGAAGACCAAGATTCAAAATCAATTATAGATTCAATAGTAAATCGAACTATTTATGACGGACCTTCTTTTACTTCATCTTGTTTTTATAATCAGAAGCAAATTGAGCCTTTTATGAAACAATTTGGTTTAAAAAAGTTACATCTATTCGGACAAGAGGGCATAATGTCACCAAATGAAAATCAAGTTCTAACTTATCCAAAAGAAGAGTTCGATTTGTGGATTGAAACAGCTAAGAAATTTTTAGAATTGCCTGAATTATTGGCATATTCAGAACATGCTATGTTTATAGGTAAAAAATAG
- a CDS encoding Fur family transcriptional regulator has protein sequence MRKRNTIQGQLVLDAVKQLANHPTAEDVYNYVVQLHPNISKGTVYRNLNSLSEDGLLLKISVPDAADRFDQTTHMHYHIKCMNCGKFEDVELEYMSGIDDKVSKATKYNILGHDIVFKGVCSECNSKNKKFKNQL, from the coding sequence ATGAGGAAAAGAAATACTATACAAGGACAGCTTGTACTAGATGCAGTAAAACAGTTAGCGAATCATCCAACTGCTGAAGATGTATATAATTATGTAGTACAGCTACATCCGAACATAAGTAAAGGTACAGTTTATAGAAATCTGAATTCATTATCTGAGGATGGACTTTTATTAAAAATATCTGTTCCAGATGCTGCTGACAGATTTGACCAGACTACACATATGCATTATCACATTAAATGTATGAATTGTGGTAAATTTGAAGACGTTGAATTAGAATATATGAGTGGTATAGATGATAAGGTATCAAAAGCAACAAAATATAATATTTTGGGCCATGATATAGTTTTTAAAGGTGTATGTTCTGAATGTAACAGTAAAAATAAAAAATTTAAGAACCAGTTGTAA
- a CDS encoding NADH peroxidase produces the protein MKKFVCKVCGYVHEGETAPAECPICHVGADKFEEMKSEGLVWADEHVIGIAKGVDEEVIEGLRANFEGECKEVGMYLAMARAAHREGYPEVGMYYEKAAYEEAEHAAKFAELLGEVVSSSTKKNLELRVAAENGATAGKKELATLAKKLNLDAIHDTVHEMAKDEARHGKAFEGLLKRYFN, from the coding sequence ATGAAAAAATTTGTATGTAAAGTTTGTGGATACGTTCATGAAGGAGAAACAGCACCTGCTGAGTGTCCAATTTGTCATGTAGGAGCAGATAAATTTGAAGAAATGAAAAGTGAAGGCTTAGTATGGGCAGATGAGCATGTGATTGGAATAGCTAAAGGCGTAGATGAAGAGGTTATAGAAGGTTTAAGAGCAAACTTTGAAGGTGAATGTAAAGAAGTTGGGATGTACTTAGCTATGGCAAGAGCAGCACATAGAGAAGGATATCCTGAAGTAGGTATGTATTATGAAAAAGCAGCTTATGAAGAAGCAGAGCATGCAGCAAAATTTGCTGAATTATTAGGTGAAGTTGTATCAAGTTCAACAAAGAAAAACTTAGAATTAAGAGTTGCAGCTGAAAATGGAGCAACAGCAGGTAAAAAAGAATTAGCAACACTTGCTAAAAAACTAAACTTAGATGCAATTCATGATACAGTACATGAAATGGCTAAAGACGAAGCAAGACATGGAAAGGCATTTGAAGGATTACTAAAAAGATATTTTAATTAA
- a CDS encoding helix-turn-helix transcriptional regulator, which translates to MKTKIRELRKQNKLSQEELALAVGTTRQTITSIECEKYTASLVLAYKISKYFNLTIEDVFNFSDVEDI; encoded by the coding sequence TTGAAAACTAAAATAAGGGAATTAAGAAAACAAAATAAGCTTTCACAGGAAGAACTTGCTTTAGCTGTAGGGACTACAAGACAGACTATAACATCAATAGAATGTGAAAAATATACAGCATCGCTTGTTTTAGCTTATAAGATTTCAAAATATTTTAATTTAACTATTGAAGATGTATTCAATTTTTCAGATGTGGAGGATATTTAA
- a CDS encoding ECF transporter S component — protein sequence MNKKRFTTRRLAVIGLMSAMVFIATNFRIDIPTPLGKTMLHLGNVMCLLSGLLFGGLTGGLASGFGSAMFDLFDPQYVSTAWITFIMKFAMGFIAGSIAHRNNKNGENKKYNIIAAIVGAISYVILYISKTIVMSYFLVSTKPEGIIAATITKATASTVNAIMAVIFSLILTFALRPALKKAGLFKKLS from the coding sequence ATGAATAAAAAAAGATTTACAACTAGAAGACTTGCAGTAATAGGTTTAATGTCTGCAATGGTATTTATAGCAACAAATTTTAGAATTGATATTCCAACACCACTTGGAAAAACAATGCTTCATCTTGGAAATGTTATGTGTCTACTAAGTGGTTTGTTGTTTGGAGGATTGACAGGTGGGCTAGCATCTGGATTTGGCTCAGCAATGTTTGATTTATTTGACCCTCAATATGTTTCAACGGCGTGGATAACTTTTATCATGAAGTTTGCTATGGGATTTATTGCTGGTTCTATAGCACATAGAAATAATAAAAACGGCGAAAATAAAAAATATAATATCATTGCTGCTATAGTAGGAGCAATAAGTTATGTTATTTTGTACATATCTAAAACAATTGTAATGAGTTATTTTTTGGTAAGCACAAAGCCTGAAGGAATTATAGCTGCAACTATAACAAAAGCTACAGCATCAACTGTTAATGCAATAATGGCAGTAATATTTTCATTAATTTTAACTTTTGCATTACGTCCAGCACTAAAGAAGGCGGGATTATTTAAAAAACTAAGTTAA
- a CDS encoding 2-oxo acid dehydrogenase subunit E2: MFGRRFDGWSLRSKDPFMKMIPLIMKKRNDAQVFLNLEVDCKYADEYIKRKRLEGIKVSHMAIVLAAFVRTVSQRPEINRFIVGNKVFVRNQLTISFAILKHRSTESVEETTVKLHFDPTDTLYEVADKIEKIIEKEKNANSVSQVDKLAATIFRIPLIPPILVGFLKIIDRVGILPKPIINVSPFHTSMFITNMASIRMNKVYHHIYNFGTTSVFTSIGKREKKLVISKDGKLNTKWVMPLGFVIDERIAAGATYAVALHLWEKYMRNPELLEIVPDKVRYDDGRIYQCKKKHLRKKFQENLTDDLEENLQEA, encoded by the coding sequence ATGTTTGGAAGACGGTTCGATGGTTGGTCTTTACGTTCTAAAGATCCATTTATGAAAATGATACCTTTGATTATGAAAAAGCGAAATGATGCTCAGGTATTTTTGAACTTAGAAGTTGACTGTAAATATGCTGATGAATACATAAAACGCAAACGACTAGAAGGTATAAAGGTTTCACATATGGCAATCGTTCTTGCTGCCTTTGTACGTACTGTATCTCAACGACCAGAAATAAATCGTTTCATTGTAGGAAACAAAGTATTTGTAAGGAATCAATTGACTATATCATTTGCTATTTTAAAGCATAGGTCTACTGAAAGTGTTGAAGAAACTACTGTAAAATTACACTTTGATCCTACTGATACTTTATATGAAGTTGCGGATAAAATTGAAAAAATTATCGAGAAAGAAAAAAATGCTAACAGTGTATCTCAAGTTGACAAACTTGCAGCAACAATTTTTCGTATACCACTTATTCCGCCAATCTTAGTTGGCTTTTTAAAAATTATAGATAGAGTTGGTATACTTCCAAAGCCAATAATAAATGTATCACCATTTCATACTAGTATGTTTATAACCAATATGGCTTCAATAAGAATGAATAAAGTTTATCATCATATTTATAACTTTGGTACAACCAGCGTATTTACAAGCATCGGTAAAAGAGAAAAAAAACTTGTTATATCTAAAGATGGTAAGTTAAATACGAAATGGGTTATGCCACTAGGATTTGTTATTGATGAACGTATTGCTGCCGGAGCTACATATGCTGTAGCCCTTCACTTATGGGAAAAATACATGAGAAACCCTGAACTACTTGAAATTGTACCTGATAAAGTTCGTTATGATGATGGACGTATATATCAGTGTAAGAAAAAACACCTAAGAAAAAAATTTCAAGAAAACTTAACAGACGACTTAGAAGAAAATTTGCAAGAAGCTTAA
- a CDS encoding FprA family A-type flavoprotein: MHCVRKINNDTFWIGGSDRRLALFENVFPIPRGISYNAYYIDDEKTVLLDTVDKSISGQFFENLVYLLGERDLDYLIVNHMEPDHCAVMGELVLRYPNVKIVGNSKTINMIKQFFDFDIDSRALIVKEGDTLNTGRHTLKFITAPMVHWPEVMVTYDILDKVLYSADAFGTFGALNGNIFNDEIEFEKDWLNDARRYYTNIVGKYGAQVMALLKKVSTLDIATICPLHGPIWRNNIAWFIEKHTKWATYAPEQNGVMIAYASIYGNTENAANILACKLANLGVKNIKLYDVSATHPSVIVSESFRFSHLVFASITYNAGIFCNMETLLLDLKAHNLQNRTVALIENGSWAATSGRQMKEILSNMKNINILNDMISIKSSVKATQIDEFDRLAKALIETMH; encoded by the coding sequence ATGCATTGTGTTAGAAAAATTAATAATGATACGTTTTGGATAGGTGGAAGTGATAGAAGACTTGCATTGTTTGAAAATGTATTTCCGATACCGAGAGGAATATCATATAATGCTTACTATATAGATGATGAAAAAACAGTATTACTTGATACGGTTGATAAGAGTATTAGCGGACAGTTTTTTGAAAACTTGGTATATTTATTAGGAGAGCGTGATCTTGACTATCTTATAGTTAATCATATGGAACCTGATCATTGTGCTGTAATGGGGGAACTTGTTCTTCGATATCCTAATGTTAAAATAGTGGGTAATTCAAAAACAATTAATATGATTAAACAGTTTTTTGATTTTGATATAGACTCTAGAGCTTTAATTGTAAAAGAGGGAGATACATTAAATACAGGAAGGCATACGCTTAAATTTATAACTGCTCCAATGGTTCACTGGCCTGAGGTAATGGTTACTTATGATATTCTTGATAAGGTATTGTATTCTGCTGATGCCTTTGGTACGTTTGGTGCTTTGAATGGCAATATTTTTAATGATGAAATTGAATTTGAAAAAGATTGGTTGAATGATGCAAGAAGATATTACACAAATATTGTTGGTAAATATGGAGCACAGGTTATGGCACTTTTGAAAAAAGTGTCAACTCTTGATATAGCAACTATCTGCCCATTGCATGGACCAATTTGGAGAAATAATATAGCATGGTTTATAGAAAAACACACAAAATGGGCTACATATGCTCCTGAGCAAAACGGTGTAATGATTGCATATGCATCAATATATGGCAATACCGAAAATGCAGCAAATATACTTGCTTGTAAGCTAGCTAATTTAGGTGTTAAGAATATAAAACTATATGATGTCTCTGCAACACATCCATCAGTCATAGTTTCTGAAAGCTTTAGATTTAGTCATCTTGTTTTTGCTTCTATAACATATAATGCAGGTATATTTTGCAATATGGAGACATTGCTTTTAGATTTAAAAGCTCATAATTTACAAAATAGAACAGTTGCATTGATTGAAAATGGCAGTTGGGCTGCAACTAGCGGCAGACAAATGAAAGAAATTTTATCTAATATGAAAAATATCAATATTTTAAATGATATGATATCAATAAAATCTTCAGTAAAAGCTACCCAAATTGATGAATTTGATAGACTAGCAAAAGCACTTATTGAAACAATGCATTAA
- a CDS encoding GNAT family N-acetyltransferase, translating into MKDLFLVEPNKIYQKSFENYALAYKKTNDKHYFNKYKKALENFQDYLSDLHNYSEVKDLPQGEVITSTFWLIDKKDVVGVVRIRHQEIECAGHIGYDISPDCRNRGYGFQILKLALENAIKIGIEDVILTCNINNTASKKIIEKNNGKLLGTIFDEEENEYLYKYSITLINN; encoded by the coding sequence ATGAAAGATTTATTTTTAGTTGAGCCTAATAAAATATATCAAAAGAGTTTTGAAAATTATGCTTTAGCCTACAAAAAAACAAATGATAAACATTACTTTAATAAATATAAAAAAGCATTAGAAAATTTCCAAGATTATTTAAGCGATTTGCACAATTATTCCGAGGTAAAAGACCTACCTCAAGGAGAGGTTATAACTTCAACCTTCTGGTTAATTGATAAAAAAGATGTTGTAGGAGTAGTGAGAATTAGACATCAAGAGATAGAATGTGCTGGTCACATAGGTTATGATATATCACCAGATTGTAGAAATAGAGGCTATGGTTTTCAGATTTTAAAACTGGCATTGGAAAATGCTATAAAGATAGGAATAGAAGATGTAATTTTAACTTGTAATATAAACAATACAGCCTCAAAGAAAATTATAGAAAAGAATAATGGGAAATTATTAGGAACTATTTTTGATGAAGAAGAAAATGAGTATCTGTATAAATATAGTATTACATTAATAAACAACTAA
- a CDS encoding MerR family transcriptional regulator, translating into MKVSEFSSKCCISIDTVRYYEKLGLIHPMKLKNGIKSYDNDDLEKVKIIIMLKKLNLSLSDIKKLFNLDEIYDNVGNDTDKKICIMKSAESMLKKAYNELLVTENQLVIAKNLLEKSINKIDKSLEHVTDLP; encoded by the coding sequence ATGAAAGTAAGTGAATTTTCAAGCAAGTGTTGTATTTCTATAGATACAGTAAGGTACTATGAGAAATTAGGATTGATTCATCCAATGAAATTGAAAAATGGCATTAAAAGTTATGATAATGATGATTTAGAAAAAGTTAAAATAATTATTATGCTAAAAAAATTAAATTTATCTTTGAGTGATATTAAAAAGTTATTTAACTTAGATGAGATTTATGATAATGTCGGAAATGATACTGATAAAAAAATATGTATTATGAAAAGTGCTGAATCTATGCTAAAAAAAGCATATAATGAATTATTAGTTACAGAAAACCAATTAGTAATAGCAAAAAATCTATTAGAAAAATCTATAAATAAAATTGACAAGTCTTTAGAACATGTAACAGACTTACCATGA